In Micromonospora sp. WMMA1363, a genomic segment contains:
- a CDS encoding transposase family protein, which yields MPVWTSAAMPGHLHDLTCAQQQGITAALNWAASELDLPTLADSGYEGAGQGVKVPVKQPTDGQRLAPDNRAYNRLLRGLRWQGERGFAILVGRWKTLRHTTASPHRISDILAAALHLTHFEYKYLPQSR from the coding sequence CTGCCGGTGTGGACCTCCGCGGCGATGCCGGGGCATCTGCACGATCTGACCTGCGCCCAACAGCAGGGCATCACGGCTGCCCTGAACTGGGCCGCCTCCGAACTCGACCTGCCTACCCTGGCCGACTCCGGTTACGAAGGCGCAGGTCAAGGCGTCAAAGTCCCGGTCAAGCAGCCCACCGACGGGCAGCGGCTCGCTCCCGACAACCGCGCCTACAACCGGCTGCTACGCGGACTGCGCTGGCAGGGCGAACGCGGCTTCGCGATCCTGGTCGGACGCTGGAAAACCCTCCGGCATACCACCGCCAGCCCACACCGGATCAGCGACATCCTCGCCGCCGCACTCCACCTGACCCATTTCGAGTACAAGTACCTACCGCAAAGTCGCTGA
- a CDS encoding glutamate--cysteine ligase, with protein sequence MGEDVGARTFSREDRARYRGKVRRCLDVFAEMLRESHFDVDRPMTGLEIELNLVDDESMPAMRNADVLAAVADPNFQTELGQFNVEINVAPRQLAGTGTAEFEQQVRASLNAAERQARTVGAHLVMIGILPTLRPDQLTAAALSANPRYELLNEQIFAARGEDLRIAINGVERLTIAADTITPEAACTSTQFHLQVSPAQFADYWNAAQAIAGVQVALGANSPLFFGRELWRETRVPLFEQATDTRPEEIKAQGVRPRVWFGERWVTTVFDLFEENVRYFPALLPVCDPEDPAETLAAGGVPTLAELRLHNGTIYRWNRPVYDVLKGRPHLRVENRVLPAGPTVVDTIANGAFYFGLVRALAESDRPLWSQMSFSAAEENFTACARYGIDAQVFWPGLGYLPVGELVLRRLLPLAEHGLDRWGVAPDERDRLLGIIEQRCLTGRNGASWQVETLHRLESADRLDRPTALREVVRHYVELMHSNRPVHEWPLP encoded by the coding sequence ATGGGCGAGGATGTCGGCGCGCGGACCTTCAGCCGGGAGGATCGGGCCCGGTACCGGGGGAAGGTGCGCCGCTGCCTCGACGTCTTCGCCGAGATGCTGCGGGAGTCCCACTTCGACGTCGACCGGCCGATGACCGGGCTGGAGATCGAATTGAATCTGGTCGACGACGAGTCGATGCCGGCCATGCGCAACGCCGATGTCCTCGCCGCGGTCGCCGATCCGAACTTCCAGACCGAGCTGGGCCAGTTCAACGTCGAGATCAACGTGGCGCCGCGACAGCTCGCCGGAACCGGTACGGCGGAGTTCGAGCAGCAGGTGCGAGCCAGCCTGAACGCCGCGGAGAGGCAAGCCCGGACGGTCGGCGCCCACCTGGTGATGATCGGGATTCTGCCGACACTGCGCCCGGACCAGCTGACCGCGGCGGCACTGTCCGCGAACCCCCGCTACGAGCTGCTCAACGAGCAGATCTTCGCCGCCCGCGGAGAAGATCTGCGGATCGCCATCAACGGGGTGGAACGACTGACGATCGCCGCCGACACCATCACTCCGGAAGCGGCGTGCACCAGCACCCAGTTCCACCTCCAGGTCAGCCCGGCGCAGTTCGCCGACTACTGGAACGCGGCGCAGGCGATCGCCGGCGTCCAGGTGGCACTCGGCGCGAACTCACCGCTGTTCTTCGGCCGCGAGCTGTGGCGGGAAACCCGCGTCCCGCTGTTCGAGCAGGCCACCGACACCCGTCCGGAGGAGATCAAGGCGCAGGGGGTCCGCCCCCGGGTATGGTTCGGCGAACGCTGGGTCACCACGGTCTTCGACCTGTTCGAGGAGAACGTCCGGTATTTTCCCGCGCTACTGCCGGTCTGCGACCCGGAGGACCCGGCCGAGACGCTTGCCGCCGGGGGCGTCCCAACGCTAGCCGAGCTGCGGCTGCACAACGGCACCATCTACCGGTGGAACCGTCCGGTGTACGACGTGTTGAAGGGGCGACCGCACCTGCGGGTGGAGAACCGGGTCCTGCCGGCCGGGCCGACGGTCGTCGACACCATCGCCAACGGCGCCTTCTACTTCGGGCTGGTCCGGGCCCTGGCCGAGAGCGACCGGCCACTGTGGTCGCAGATGTCGTTCAGCGCCGCCGAGGAGAACTTCACCGCCTGCGCCCGGTACGGCATCGACGCGCAGGTCTTCTGGCCCGGGCTCGGGTACCTGCCGGTCGGCGAGCTGGTGCTGCGCCGGCTGCTGCCGCTGGCCGAGCACGGGCTGGACCGCTGGGGCGTGGCCCCGGACGAGCGGGACCGGCTGCTCGGCATCATCGAGCAACGTTGCCTCACCGGCCGCAACGGCGCGAGCTGGCAGGTGGAGACGCTGCACCGGCTGGAGTCCGCCGACCGTCTGGACCGTCCCACGGCGCTCCGCGAGGTGGTCCGCCACTATGTGGAGCTCATGCACAGCAACCGGCCGGTCCACGAGTGGCCGCTGCCCTGA
- a CDS encoding DUF3817 domain-containing protein, with the protein MRETVTRLFVVAAIAEAISWVALLAGMAVKYGPPDNELGVQIFGPIHGGLFLAYGVVVLMVARLRRWGLVSTGAALLCAVPPFATLAFERWARRRGLLTDTSAPTRDAAPVG; encoded by the coding sequence ATGCGGGAAACGGTGACTCGGCTGTTCGTCGTGGCGGCGATCGCCGAGGCGATCTCCTGGGTGGCCCTGCTGGCCGGTATGGCGGTGAAGTACGGGCCGCCCGACAACGAACTGGGTGTGCAGATCTTCGGCCCGATCCACGGCGGGCTCTTCCTGGCGTACGGCGTTGTGGTGTTGATGGTTGCCCGACTGCGCCGGTGGGGTCTGGTCAGCACCGGGGCGGCCCTGCTCTGCGCCGTGCCTCCCTTCGCCACTCTCGCTTTCGAGCGGTGGGCCCGCCGCCGTGGCCTGCTGACCGACACATCCGCCCCGACCCGGGACGCCGCCCCGGTCGGCTGA
- a CDS encoding Vms1/Ankzf1 family peptidyl-tRNA hydrolase yields the protein MQLSFLRPLYDRPGPWCSVYLDASADTEDAHPALDLRWRALREQLQRYGADATSINAIERVVRGHDPMPGDYGIAVFASHGRVALSEYLSAPPVRDLAAYAPLPHVMPLLAQRGEQVAWVRVIADRTGADAMAVSAGGVPRRAHVTGREDFQLHRVKPGGWSQSRYQRAAMEAWHYNAGDVAAATVELAEKVGADVVVVAGDVRATGVIAAQMPERWQDVMVRTDAGKRAGGADQTRLDDLTVQTIAEVADQRISVTLDRFGMQEDVGAGLDAVVSALQRNQVDTMILVDDPSATGELWIGPEPTEIATDPRQLTALSVTDPAKVRADAALVRALVGTDAELTVLGAEEAPELTDGVGAVLRYVDAATPGRDGG from the coding sequence ATGCAGCTGTCCTTCCTGCGCCCGCTCTACGACCGACCGGGCCCGTGGTGCTCGGTCTACCTGGACGCCTCCGCCGACACGGAGGACGCCCATCCGGCACTGGACCTGCGCTGGCGCGCGCTGCGGGAGCAACTTCAGCGGTACGGCGCCGACGCAACGTCGATCAACGCGATCGAACGGGTCGTGCGGGGACACGATCCGATGCCGGGCGACTACGGCATCGCGGTGTTCGCCAGCCACGGTCGGGTGGCGCTGTCGGAGTACCTGTCCGCCCCGCCGGTGCGGGACCTCGCCGCGTACGCGCCGCTGCCGCACGTGATGCCGTTGCTCGCCCAGCGCGGCGAGCAGGTGGCCTGGGTACGCGTGATCGCGGACCGGACCGGTGCCGACGCGATGGCGGTCAGCGCGGGCGGGGTGCCCCGCCGCGCCCACGTCACCGGGCGCGAGGACTTCCAGCTGCACCGGGTGAAACCCGGTGGCTGGTCCCAGTCCCGGTACCAGCGGGCGGCGATGGAGGCTTGGCACTACAACGCCGGTGACGTCGCCGCGGCCACCGTCGAGCTGGCCGAGAAGGTGGGCGCCGACGTGGTGGTGGTCGCCGGCGATGTCCGGGCCACCGGCGTGATCGCCGCGCAGATGCCGGAACGGTGGCAGGACGTCATGGTCCGCACCGACGCGGGCAAGCGCGCTGGTGGAGCCGACCAGACCCGGCTGGACGACCTGACCGTGCAGACCATCGCCGAGGTGGCCGACCAGCGGATCAGCGTCACCCTGGACCGGTTCGGCATGCAGGAGGACGTGGGGGCTGGGTTGGACGCGGTGGTCTCCGCGCTGCAACGGAACCAGGTCGACACGATGATCCTCGTGGACGACCCGTCGGCCACCGGTGAGCTGTGGATCGGACCCGAGCCCACGGAGATCGCCACCGACCCGCGGCAGCTGACCGCGTTGTCGGTGACCGACCCGGCGAAGGTCCGCGCCGACGCGGCGCTCGTGCGGGCGTTGGTCGGGACCGATGCCGAGCTGACCGTGCTCGGCGCGGAGGAGGCACCGGAACTGACCGACGGCGTGGGCGCCGTGCTGCGGTACGTCGACGCCGCCACGCCCGGGCGTGACGGTGGGTGA
- a CDS encoding SigB/SigF/SigG family RNA polymerase sigma factor: MFGQTTTSTPPSTERGLEDLDAAALAYAARIEGMPPERRQEARDDLVRFALPFAGRLARRYRGRGEPLEDLEQVARLGLVNAVDRYDPERGSFTAYAAITIVGEIKRHFRDRTWGVHVPRRLRDLILEVGQATAALTSELSRAPTVSELAGRLETPEEEILAALESAAGYSPASLNAPVGGESSAEFGDLVGESDNALESVDDRVTVSGLLHRLPWRERRILAMRFYGNQTQAEIAARFGISQMHVSRLLSRALTWLRQAMLADAPPPWQNGAADADSAKTKISVKQNGDQVVVEVGGEVDRDGADQLRRAMLEAVTGQPAEVVVDLVGAGGFDAGGIAALVAAREAAARTGVPLRLTRVQPAVRRSLTAAGLTPTRD, encoded by the coding sequence ATGTTCGGACAGACCACCACAAGCACACCGCCATCCACCGAACGAGGCCTGGAGGACCTCGACGCGGCGGCCCTGGCATACGCGGCACGGATCGAGGGGATGCCGCCCGAGCGGCGGCAGGAGGCCCGCGACGACCTGGTGCGGTTCGCGCTGCCGTTCGCCGGGCGGTTGGCCCGCCGGTACCGGGGGCGGGGCGAGCCACTGGAGGACCTGGAACAGGTCGCCCGGCTGGGGCTGGTCAACGCGGTCGACCGGTACGACCCGGAGCGCGGGTCCTTCACCGCGTACGCGGCGATCACCATCGTCGGCGAGATCAAGCGGCACTTCCGGGACCGCACCTGGGGCGTGCACGTGCCCCGGCGGCTGCGTGACCTCATCCTCGAGGTGGGCCAGGCGACGGCCGCGTTGACCAGCGAGTTGTCCCGGGCGCCGACGGTTTCGGAGCTGGCCGGACGGCTCGAGACGCCGGAGGAGGAGATCCTCGCCGCGCTGGAGTCGGCGGCCGGGTACAGCCCGGCGTCGCTCAACGCCCCGGTGGGCGGGGAGAGTTCCGCGGAGTTCGGCGACCTGGTGGGGGAGTCCGACAACGCCCTGGAATCCGTGGACGACCGGGTGACCGTCAGCGGCCTGCTCCACCGGCTGCCCTGGCGGGAGCGCCGGATCCTCGCCATGCGGTTCTACGGCAACCAGACCCAGGCGGAGATCGCGGCCCGGTTCGGCATCTCGCAGATGCACGTCTCCCGGTTGCTGTCCCGGGCGCTGACCTGGCTCCGGCAGGCGATGCTCGCCGACGCGCCGCCGCCGTGGCAGAACGGTGCCGCTGACGCGGACTCGGCGAAGACGAAGATCTCCGTGAAACAGAACGGCGACCAGGTGGTCGTCGAGGTCGGCGGCGAGGTCGACCGGGACGGTGCCGACCAGCTGCGCAGGGCGATGCTGGAGGCGGTGACCGGTCAGCCCGCCGAGGTGGTGGTCGACCTGGTCGGCGCGGGCGGCTTCGACGCCGGCGGGATCGCCGCGCTGGTGGCCGCCCGGGAGGCGGCCGCCCGCACCGGCGTACCGCTGCGGCTGACCCGGGTCCAGCCCGCGGTCCGCCGCTCGCTGACGGCGGCCGGTCTCACCCCGACCCGGGACTAG
- the ctaD gene encoding cytochrome c oxidase subunit I: MPKRVTTEPRDRGPAILAPARFGGYPGPLRPALPGNSLIKLLGTTDAKLIGLLYLATSFVFFVIGGVLALLIRAELARPGLQFLSAEQYNQMFTMHGTIMLLLFATPLVFAFANYIVPLQIGAPDVSFPRLNALAYWLYLFGGTMVVFGFATPAGAADFGWFAYAPLNSAAHSPGVGTDMWIIGLVISGLGTILGAVNMITTIITQRAPGMTMFRMPIFTWTILLTAVLVIFVFPLLAAALLVLAADRLLGAHVYDPATAGPLLWQHLFWFFGHPEVYIIALPFFGIISDIIPVFARKPIFGYLGLVLATIAIAVLSMAVWAHHMFVTGQVLLPFFSILSYLIAVPTGVKFFNWIGTMWKGQLTFEAPMLFAVGFLVTFLLGGLSGVLLASPPVDFHTSDSYFVVAHFHYVLFGTIVFAAFAGAYFWFPKMTGRLLDERLGKVHFWTMFIGFHATFLVQHWLGNEGMPRRYSDYLPSDGFTTLNTISTLGSFVLGASTLFFIYNVWKSWRYGAMVNVDDPWGFGNSLEWATSCPPPLRNFDRMPRIRSERPAFDAKYGPLVAELGSELPQRTTKPPQEFREELRRERHLPESPSAEGATGAREAVAYHPAPQSGARPIEVPEPEQVRRPSFEETDEPEDTILGAQREREDDDRWRHPRSHGDTTEN, encoded by the coding sequence ATGCCCAAGCGGGTCACCACGGAACCACGCGACCGAGGTCCGGCGATCCTGGCGCCGGCACGCTTCGGTGGCTACCCCGGCCCGCTGCGGCCGGCGCTGCCCGGCAACAGCCTGATCAAGCTGCTCGGCACGACCGACGCCAAACTGATCGGCCTGCTCTACCTCGCCACGTCGTTCGTCTTCTTCGTGATCGGAGGCGTTCTGGCGCTGCTGATCCGGGCCGAGCTGGCCCGCCCCGGTCTGCAGTTCCTGTCGGCCGAGCAGTACAACCAGATGTTCACGATGCACGGCACGATCATGCTGCTGCTGTTCGCCACGCCCCTGGTGTTCGCCTTCGCCAACTACATCGTCCCGCTGCAGATCGGCGCGCCGGACGTCTCGTTCCCGCGGCTCAACGCCCTCGCCTACTGGCTGTACCTGTTCGGCGGCACGATGGTCGTCTTCGGCTTCGCCACGCCCGCCGGCGCGGCGGACTTCGGCTGGTTCGCCTACGCACCCCTGAACAGCGCCGCCCACTCGCCAGGGGTCGGTACGGATATGTGGATCATCGGACTGGTGATCTCCGGCCTGGGCACGATCCTCGGTGCGGTCAACATGATCACCACGATCATCACCCAACGCGCCCCCGGGATGACGATGTTCCGGATGCCGATCTTCACCTGGACCATCCTGCTGACCGCGGTGCTCGTCATCTTCGTCTTCCCGCTGTTGGCCGCCGCCCTGCTGGTGCTGGCCGCGGACCGACTGCTCGGCGCGCACGTCTACGACCCGGCCACCGCCGGGCCGCTGCTCTGGCAGCACCTGTTCTGGTTCTTCGGGCACCCCGAGGTCTACATCATCGCGCTACCGTTCTTCGGCATCATCAGCGACATCATCCCGGTCTTCGCCCGCAAGCCGATCTTCGGATACCTCGGGCTGGTACTCGCCACCATCGCCATCGCCGTGCTGTCGATGGCCGTGTGGGCACATCACATGTTCGTCACCGGGCAGGTACTGCTGCCCTTCTTCAGCATCCTCAGCTATTTGATCGCCGTCCCCACCGGCGTGAAGTTCTTCAACTGGATCGGCACGATGTGGAAGGGGCAGCTCACCTTCGAGGCGCCGATGCTGTTCGCGGTGGGCTTCCTGGTCACCTTCCTGCTGGGCGGCCTCAGCGGCGTGCTGCTGGCCAGCCCTCCGGTCGACTTCCACACCTCCGACAGCTACTTCGTGGTGGCCCACTTCCACTACGTACTCTTCGGCACCATCGTCTTCGCCGCGTTCGCCGGGGCGTACTTCTGGTTTCCCAAGATGACCGGTCGCCTGCTCGACGAACGGCTCGGAAAGGTGCACTTCTGGACCATGTTCATCGGGTTCCACGCGACGTTCCTCGTCCAGCACTGGCTGGGCAACGAGGGGATGCCGCGCCGGTACTCCGACTACCTGCCGTCCGACGGCTTCACCACGTTGAACACGATCTCCACACTGGGCTCGTTCGTCCTCGGCGCCTCGACCCTGTTCTTCATCTACAACGTCTGGAAGTCGTGGCGGTACGGCGCCATGGTCAACGTTGACGACCCCTGGGGCTTCGGCAACTCGCTGGAGTGGGCGACCAGCTGCCCGCCGCCACTGCGCAACTTCGACCGCATGCCCCGGATCCGCTCCGAGCGGCCCGCCTTCGACGCCAAGTACGGCCCACTCGTCGCCGAGCTCGGCAGCGAGCTGCCGCAGCGCACCACCAAACCGCCACAGGAATTCCGCGAGGAACTGCGTCGGGAGCGGCACCTGCCCGAGTCGCCCAGCGCCGAGGGGGCGACCGGTGCGCGGGAAGCCGTCGCCTACCACCCGGCGCCGCAGTCCGGCGCGCGGCCGATCGAGGTGCCGGAGCCGGAGCAGGTCCGCCGGCCCAGTTTCGAGGAGACCGACGAGCCCGAGGACACGATTCTGGGCGCACAACGGGAGCGGGAGGACGACGACCGCTGGCGCCACCCGCGGAGCCACGGCGACACCACCGAGAACTGA
- a CDS encoding DUF4383 domain-containing protein, translating to MTLPPAHARARRNPAEGRAPVRRAAFAVAVVFLIIGLLGFVPGVTSDFADLRIAGHQSGARLFGVLQVSVLHNLVHLVFGVAGLTLSRTVTAARTYLVGGGAIYLVLWLYGLAVDHGSAANVLPVNAADDWLHLGFGAGMVALGAATARRPRR from the coding sequence GTGACGCTTCCGCCCGCCCACGCGCGCGCCCGGCGCAACCCGGCGGAGGGTCGGGCGCCGGTGCGCCGAGCCGCTTTCGCCGTCGCCGTCGTGTTCCTGATCATCGGACTGCTCGGTTTCGTGCCCGGAGTCACCAGCGACTTCGCCGATCTCAGGATCGCGGGTCACCAGTCGGGGGCCCGGCTGTTCGGTGTCCTCCAGGTCTCGGTTCTGCACAACCTGGTGCACCTGGTGTTCGGCGTCGCCGGTCTGACGCTGTCCCGCACCGTCACCGCGGCCCGGACGTACCTGGTCGGGGGCGGGGCGATCTACCTCGTACTGTGGCTCTACGGCCTGGCGGTGGACCACGGCAGCGCGGCGAACGTCCTGCCGGTGAACGCTGCGGACGACTGGCTGCACCTGGGCTTCGGTGCCGGGATGGTGGCGCTGGGGGCGGCGACCGCGCGCCGCCCCCGCCGGTGA
- a CDS encoding glycosyltransferase, which produces MPATTSISCTTTWEAVGLATLTALGPDAPPALHTLHWDLAKHPELYGTFDGGDRVRVNGVSAAQLTRAPRALREHSVGHVHLSTPLAVDAHRRPPAVKGDYAVVLGRITPGKGQDLGARVARRVGVPLVLAGPVGPYHRPVDLAAAGAEARRNPDVRFFLDRVAPHVDGDLVRWVGTVAGRERDDLVAGARAALFPLRWAEPGGTAVVESLALGTPVVSTARGCLPELVDHGRTGLLTADEDELADLLLAASLLDETECRREAADRFIPATMARRYLALYERVRLPATTPRLQAA; this is translated from the coding sequence GTGCCCGCGACGACATCGATCTCGTGCACGACCACGTGGGAGGCGGTCGGGCTCGCCACGCTCACCGCGCTGGGCCCAGACGCCCCGCCGGCGTTGCACACCCTGCACTGGGACCTGGCCAAGCATCCGGAGCTGTACGGCACCTTCGACGGCGGGGACCGGGTCCGGGTCAACGGGGTGTCCGCCGCGCAGCTGACGCGGGCTCCACGCGCCCTGCGCGAGCACTCGGTCGGGCACGTTCACCTGTCCACCCCGCTCGCCGTGGACGCGCACCGCCGCCCGCCCGCGGTCAAGGGTGACTACGCGGTCGTCCTGGGTCGGATCACTCCTGGCAAGGGTCAGGACCTCGGCGCCCGGGTGGCGCGGCGGGTGGGTGTCCCGCTGGTGCTGGCGGGGCCGGTGGGGCCGTACCACCGGCCGGTCGATCTGGCCGCGGCCGGCGCGGAGGCCCGGCGGAATCCGGACGTGCGGTTCTTCCTCGACCGGGTGGCCCCGCACGTCGACGGCGACCTGGTGCGGTGGGTCGGCACGGTGGCCGGGCGCGAGCGCGACGACCTGGTGGCCGGGGCCCGCGCCGCGCTCTTCCCGCTGCGCTGGGCGGAGCCGGGCGGTACGGCGGTGGTCGAGTCGCTGGCGCTCGGCACGCCGGTGGTGTCCACCGCCCGGGGCTGCCTGCCCGAGTTGGTCGACCACGGCCGCACCGGCCTGCTCACCGCCGACGAGGACGAGCTGGCCGACCTGCTCCTCGCCGCGAGCCTGCTGGACGAGACCGAGTGCCGACGGGAGGCCGCCGACCGGTTCATTCCGGCGACGATGGCACGACGGTACCTGGCCCTGTACGAGCGGGTCCGACTGCCCGCCACCACACCCCGCCTGCAGGCGGCCTGA
- a CDS encoding glucosyl-3-phosphoglycerate synthase: MEAWATYRTTSAGDWPARRLLDAKGNSRVSVVLPARNEEATVGAIVSTIREHLLDRVPLVDELIVVDSRSTDRTAQVARAAGAEVVSQDAMTRGLPRLTGKGDALWAGLAAAEGDVVAFLDADLREFRPHFVTGLLGPLLTDPSVDFVKGFYHRPLVGTASVEADGGGRVTELMARPLLNLFWPELAGFVQPLAGEYAGRRAVLERVPFVSGYGVETAMLIDLLDLVGLDALAQVDLGERKHRHQDTAALGRMSAQIMLTAWSRLQRSGWAAPGAFPAALLTQFRRGGSEALPNLEREIVVTDVSIEERPPLAELRHRVPRRRMAAA, translated from the coding sequence GTGGAGGCGTGGGCCACCTACCGGACGACGTCGGCCGGCGACTGGCCGGCGCGGCGCCTGCTGGACGCCAAGGGGAACAGCCGGGTCAGCGTGGTGCTGCCGGCGCGCAACGAGGAGGCCACCGTCGGCGCGATCGTGTCCACGATCCGGGAACACCTTCTCGACCGGGTGCCGCTGGTGGATGAGTTGATCGTGGTGGACTCCCGGTCCACGGACCGCACCGCGCAGGTGGCCCGGGCCGCCGGCGCCGAGGTCGTCAGCCAGGACGCGATGACCCGGGGCCTGCCACGGCTCACCGGCAAGGGCGACGCGCTGTGGGCGGGGCTCGCCGCGGCCGAGGGGGACGTGGTCGCGTTCCTCGACGCCGACCTGCGGGAGTTTCGCCCGCACTTCGTCACCGGGCTGCTCGGCCCGCTGCTCACCGACCCGTCGGTCGACTTCGTCAAGGGCTTCTACCATCGCCCCCTGGTCGGTACGGCCAGTGTGGAGGCCGACGGCGGCGGCCGGGTCACCGAGCTGATGGCGCGCCCGCTGCTGAACCTGTTCTGGCCGGAGCTGGCCGGTTTCGTGCAACCGCTGGCCGGCGAGTACGCCGGTCGTCGCGCGGTGCTGGAGCGGGTGCCGTTCGTCTCCGGGTACGGCGTCGAGACGGCCATGCTCATCGACCTGCTCGACCTGGTCGGCCTGGACGCGCTCGCCCAGGTTGACCTCGGTGAGCGCAAGCACCGGCACCAGGACACCGCGGCGCTGGGCCGGATGTCGGCGCAGATCATGCTCACCGCCTGGTCCCGTCTGCAGCGCAGCGGGTGGGCGGCCCCAGGCGCGTTCCCCGCCGCCCTGCTCACCCAGTTCCGGCGGGGCGGTTCGGAGGCCCTACCGAACCTGGAACGCGAGATCGTGGTCACCGACGTCTCCATCGAGGAACGTCCGCCCCTGGCCGAGCTGCGGCACCGGGTGCCGCGACGCCGGATGGCGGCAGCGTGA
- a CDS encoding Gfo/Idh/MocA family oxidoreductase, with product MRTCRVGVIGAGGVAHRHARVLRDFDDAELLGVTDVLPTAAAALAETYRVPAFAGVEELLAAGPDAVYVCVPPFAHGPAEEAVIAAGLPMFVEKPVAVDLATAERIGGLVAERGLLTGVGHQWRYLPVVERARGLLAGRPVRMVAGSWLDKVPPVAWWSRRDNSGGPVVEQAAHVLDLIRLLVGEVTEVTAYGNGTPPPVDGADVDAVTTAVLRIAGGAVGTLNAACVLGWQHRVGLEVLADGLALSLTEAGLVVRDADGERSFPADPDAARVAVDRAFVDAVRGVGDDVRAPYAEALDTHRLAVAVADSASTRRTVRLPAPATARTVTTGVTTGVTVDA from the coding sequence ATGCGCACGTGCCGGGTGGGCGTGATCGGAGCGGGCGGGGTGGCCCACCGCCACGCCCGCGTGCTGCGCGACTTCGACGACGCCGAGTTGCTCGGGGTGACCGACGTGCTGCCGACGGCCGCCGCCGCTCTGGCCGAAACGTACCGGGTGCCGGCTTTCGCCGGTGTCGAGGAGCTGCTGGCCGCCGGACCGGACGCGGTGTACGTGTGCGTGCCGCCGTTCGCCCACGGGCCGGCTGAGGAGGCCGTGATCGCGGCCGGGTTACCGATGTTCGTGGAGAAGCCGGTGGCGGTCGACCTGGCCACCGCCGAGCGGATCGGCGGCCTGGTCGCCGAGCGGGGACTGCTCACCGGCGTCGGCCACCAGTGGCGGTACCTGCCGGTGGTCGAGCGGGCCCGTGGACTGCTCGCCGGCCGTCCGGTGCGGATGGTCGCCGGGTCCTGGCTGGACAAGGTGCCCCCGGTGGCGTGGTGGTCCCGGCGGGACAACTCCGGTGGCCCGGTGGTCGAGCAGGCCGCGCACGTGCTGGACCTGATCCGCCTGCTCGTCGGGGAGGTCACCGAGGTGACCGCGTACGGAAACGGCACGCCGCCGCCGGTCGACGGCGCCGACGTCGACGCGGTGACCACGGCCGTACTGCGGATCGCCGGTGGTGCCGTCGGCACGCTCAACGCCGCCTGCGTCCTCGGCTGGCAGCACCGCGTCGGGCTGGAGGTTCTCGCCGACGGGCTGGCCCTGTCGCTGACCGAGGCGGGCCTGGTGGTCCGCGACGCCGACGGCGAGCGATCGTTCCCCGCCGACCCGGACGCCGCTCGGGTGGCCGTGGACCGGGCGTTCGTCGACGCCGTCCGCGGTGTCGGAGACGACGTCCGCGCGCCGTACGCGGAGGCGCTCGACACCCACCGGCTAGCGGTCGCGGTGGCGGACTCCGCGTCCACCCGTCGGACCGTGCGCCTGCCCGCTCCCGCCACCGCGCGGACCGTCACCACCGGCGTCACCACCGGCGTGACCGTCGATGCGTGA